The DNA region AGGTGCTCAACCAGGCCTTCGGGCCGGTGCTGTCGGAGTTGCTCGTCGATTTCCACGCCGACGAGTGGGCTCGATTCTGTGGGTACGTCACCGATTGGGAGCGCGACATGTATTGGAACGACACCCCGTGACCGCCGCTCTGAGGCTGGCGTGCCTCGACGCCGAGGCGCCGCCGCTGTTCTCCCTGTGGACCCCCGAGCGCGGCAGGCAGGGCTACGAGCCCGGTGTCGCCGAGGCGCTGGGCGACGAACTCGGCCGTCCTGTGGAATGGGTGCGGGTGCCGTGGGTCGACATGATCCCGGCGGTGCAACGCGGCGACGCCGACGCGGTGCTGTGCGGCCAGGGAATCACCGCCGAGCGGCAGGCACAGGTCGACTTCACCAGGCCATACGCCGTGTTCCACGAGGGTGTGCTGGTCCGCAGAGGCGCCGGGATCCACACGGCCGCCGATCTTGTCGGCCGCAGGGTCGCCGCGATCGAGAACAGCACCAACATTGCGCTCGTCGAGACCTTCGAGGGCGCGGTGCCGGTGCCGTTCGGCGCGGGCTCCGACGACGTCTAC from Mycobacterium sp. DL includes:
- a CDS encoding ABC transporter substrate-binding protein, producing the protein MTAALRLACLDAEAPPLFSLWTPERGRQGYEPGVAEALGDELGRPVEWVRVPWVDMIPAVQRGDADAVLCGQGITAERQAQVDFTRPYAVFHEGVLVRRGAGIHTAADLVGRRVAAIENSTNIALVETFEGAVPVPFGAGSDDVYADMLAALRSEDVDAVVDDDVVFVPLGATHPDYELAFTVQTANRWGIAVAKDRPDNLAEIDSALGRLIESGRLRTVWEEWLPTLDYPFAGN